TCCTTTGCCGGCACCGATATCTTCCTCGCCACTGTAACTTTCGGGATAGCAGCCATCCTGATGCAGTGAAATAGTCAGAACATCGTCACGCTCCCAGAAAATATGCTGTGTCCCATTACCGTGGTGAACATCCCAGTCAATGACGGCGATTCGACCAACCCCAAGCTGTGCTTTGGCGTGCTCAATCGCAAGGGCAATATTGGCAAGGAAGCAGAAGCCCATCGCTTGATCTGGCAGGCAGTGGTGTCCGGGCGGACGGGAAAGGCTATAGGCGTTATCCAATTCGCCTTGTAACACGGTTTTCACCGCCGCATAAGCCAGTCCGGCGGACAGTTTGGCGATGTCATAGCTGCCTTGTCCTATTGGCGCTTCTGGGCCTAACATTCCCCCGCCCTGATCACTGAGCGATTTAAAACGCTGTAAATAATCTTCGGTGTGAACCCGTTTCAGCGTGGCATCATCGAGAGGTTCAGCACCACGCAGTTGCAATGAATGGCTTAATCCTGAAACATCGATTAAGTTTTTCATTCTGCGTTTGGTTTCTGGTGACTCGGCATGTCCTGCACTTGTGGGAGGTTGTACCCATCCCCCAACCGGAAATGTCAAAACATGTTGTAATCCAGAATGGTGCCAGAAGCAGAGTTCATCAAAGAAAAAGCCTGTCTTACGTAGCATGTTACATCCTCTTGATCCCGTTTATCTTTCAGGATTGTTATAGCATTGATGCGACTAAAGAGGTGTTATGTATTTTGTTCACGGTAGAATCAATATTGATGTATTTGGCTAAAATCCTTTTAATGCTTACAATTCCGCT
This genomic interval from Xenorhabdus doucetiae contains the following:
- a CDS encoding class II histone deacetylase — encoded protein: MLRKTGFFFDELCFWHHSGLQHVLTFPVGGWVQPPTSAGHAESPETKRRMKNLIDVSGLSHSLQLRGAEPLDDATLKRVHTEDYLQRFKSLSDQGGGMLGPEAPIGQGSYDIAKLSAGLAYAAVKTVLQGELDNAYSLSRPPGHHCLPDQAMGFCFLANIALAIEHAKAQLGVGRIAVIDWDVHHGNGTQHIFWERDDVLTISLHQDGCYPESYSGEEDIGAGKGEGFNINIPLMAGTGHNSYLYAMDNIVIPALRRYQPELIIVACGYDANAFDPLARMQLHSDSFREMTRKVQQAADALCHGKLVIVHEGGYSEAYVPFCGLAVMEELSGVRTKVNDPALNMIQAQQPKERFDAFQRQAIDELKLKFDL